A region of Vitis riparia cultivar Riparia Gloire de Montpellier isolate 1030 chromosome 1, EGFV_Vit.rip_1.0, whole genome shotgun sequence DNA encodes the following proteins:
- the LOC117927846 gene encoding protein RICE SALT SENSITIVE 3, with protein MEEHLGPLAVTHLLQHTLRSLCIHENSQWVYAVFWRILPRNYPPPKWDGQAGAYDRSRGNRRNWILVWEDGFCNFAASTAEINSSDCVGSSVYGNCEFQHFQGLQPELFFKMSHEIYNYGEGLIGKVAADQSHKWVYKEPNEQEINFLSAWHNSADSYPRTWEAQFQSGVKTIALIAVREGVIQLGAVHKVIEDLSYVVLLRKKFGYIESIPGVLLPHPSPSPFPFKVDGYGAPDAWHFQGTPAPAPEFYDHFNQPMKITPSMSSLEALLSKLPSVVPVSSQPTSGYCESQPQFLSSQRPLELLGMEKVTKEEIDDQEYRHEKDVGESSSSISAYRHQHHFHHHHI; from the exons ATGGAAGAACATCTCGGCCCATTAGCTGTTACTCATCTCCTTCAACACACTCTGAGAAGCTTGTGTATTCACGAAAACTCTCAATGGGTTTATGCAGTCTTTTGGAGGATCTTGCCTAGAAACTATCCACCACCCAa ATGGGATGGCCAAGCAGGAGCCTATGATAGGTCAAGAGGAAATAGGAGGAACTG GATATTAGTCTGGGAGGATGGTTTCTGCAACTTTGCTGCCTCAACAGCCGAGATCAACTCCAGCGACTGTGTGGGCTCATCAGTCTATGGCAACTGTGAATTTCAACACTTTCAAGGACTCCAACCAGAGCTCTTCTTCAAGATGTCCCATGAAATCTACAACTATGGGGAAGG TTTGATCGGAAAAGTGGCTGCAGATCAGAGTCATAAGTGGGTCTACAAAGAACCAAATGAACAAGAAATCAACTTCTTGTCTGCATGGCACAACTCAGCAGATTCG TATCCAAGGACATGGGAAGCTCAATTCCAGTCTGGGGTAAAG ACGATTGCGCTGATTGCAGTTAGAGAAGGTGTCATTCAATTAGGAGCTGTTCACAAg GTGATTGAAGACCTGAGTTATGTCGTTCTACTAAGAAAGAAGTTTGGTTACATTGAAAGCATCCCAGGAGTGCTGTTGCCACACCCATCACCTTCGCCTTTCCCATTCAAAGTCGATGGGTACGGTGCACCGGACGCATGGCACTTCCAAGGAACTCCTGCTCCTGCACCAGAATTCTATGACCACTTCAATCAGCCAATGAAGATAACCCCTTCCATGAGTAGCCTTGAAGCCCTTCTATCAAAACTCCCTTCTGTTGTGCCAGTCTCATCACAGCCAACATCAGGCTACTGTGAATCACAGCCACAGTTTCTATCATCTCAGAGGCCTTTGGAACTGCTGGGAATGGAGAAGGTAACCAAGGAAGAGATCGACGATCAGGAGTACAGACATGAAAAGGATGTGGGTGAGAGCAGCAGTTCCATATCAGCTTATCGTCACCAGCAccattttcatcatcatcacatCTGA
- the LOC117926118 gene encoding WAT1-related protein At5g40240-like isoform X1, with translation MWSSDLMALMLIIECLEVGLSTLSKAAMRRGMSDFVFVVYSNALSVPILLFCCLLFHRRRLPPPLTLSILCRIFILGFISCSTQMFLFIGIRYSSPTLASAMTDLVPAFTFILAIISRMEKLDLKAGSCRAKCIGTIVSIIGALIVTIYKGPQIAFASSAFKILDENLRSQISNWVIGGFLLAISAISIALFYVVQTSIIRDYPAELMLTFICHIFVTMQSSIVSLIAERDPSAWRLKPDVELIAVGYSAVLVLAFRGTAYAWVLHKKGPVFVAMFKPVAIVIAVVMGVTFLGDVLHLGSVIGAAIIAFGFYTVMWGKAKEEIEDMTTSGIDSSSHKDPLLQNKSTQV, from the exons ATGTGGAGTTCAGATCTTATGGCACTCATGTTGATAATAGAGTGCTTGGAGGTTGGCTTAAGCACATTAAGCAAAGCAGCCATGAGGAGAGGAATGAGTGACTTCGTCTTTGTGGTTTACTCTAACGCCCTTTCTGTTCCTATCCTTCTGTTTTGCTGTCTTCTGTTTCACAg AAGAAGACTCCCTCCTCCACTCACGCTTTCGATCCTTTGTAGAATCTTTATTTTGGGCTTCATCAG TTGTTCAACACAGATGTTTTTGTTTATTGGAATAAGATATAGCTCTCCTACTTTAGCCTCAGCCATGACTGATCTTGTCCCTGCTTTTACCTTCATACTCGCCATCATTTCCAG GATGGAAAAGTTAGACTTGAAAGCTGGAAGCTGTCGTGCCAAATGTATTGGTACCATAGTATCAATCATAGGGGCGCTCATCGTGACTATATACAAAGGCCCCCAAATTGCTTTTGCATCATCCGCTTTTAAAATACTGGATGAGAATCTTAGGTCGCAGATATCAAACTGGGTCATTGGAGGGTTTCTCCTTGCAATTTCTGCCATCTCGATTGCACTCTTTTATGTTGTTCAG ACCTCCATCATTAGAGACTACCCTGCAGAGCTGATGTTAACATTCATTTGTCACATCTTTGTGACCATGCAATCTTCCATTGTCTCTCTGATTGCAGAAAGAGATCCAAGTGCTTGGAGATTAAAGCCTGATGTGGAGTTGATAGCTGTTGGATACTCA GCAGTACTGGTGCTTGCATTTCGTGGTACTGCTTACGCATGGGTTCTGCACAAAAAGGGGCCTGTCTTTGTAGCCATGTTTAAGCCAGTCGCGATCGTTATTGCAGTTGTCATGGGGGTTACTTTTCTCGGGGATGTTCTCCATCTTGGCAG TGTAATTGGAGCTGCCATAATAGCTTTTGGGTTTTATACTGTGATGTGGGGGAAAGCCAAAGAAGAGATTGAAGACATGACAACCAGTGGCATTGACTCATCCTCCCATAAAGATCCTCTTCTACAAAACAAGAGCACCCAAGTGTAG
- the LOC117926118 gene encoding WAT1-related protein At5g40240-like isoform X2: MFLFIGIRYSSPTLASAMTDLVPAFTFILAIISRMEKLDLKAGSCRAKCIGTIVSIIGALIVTIYKGPQIAFASSAFKILDENLRSQISNWVIGGFLLAISAISIALFYVVQTSIIRDYPAELMLTFICHIFVTMQSSIVSLIAERDPSAWRLKPDVELIAVGYSAVLVLAFRGTAYAWVLHKKGPVFVAMFKPVAIVIAVVMGVTFLGDVLHLGSVIGAAIIAFGFYTVMWGKAKEEIEDMTTSGIDSSSHKDPLLQNKSTQV; the protein is encoded by the exons ATGTTTTTGTTTATTGGAATAAGATATAGCTCTCCTACTTTAGCCTCAGCCATGACTGATCTTGTCCCTGCTTTTACCTTCATACTCGCCATCATTTCCAG GATGGAAAAGTTAGACTTGAAAGCTGGAAGCTGTCGTGCCAAATGTATTGGTACCATAGTATCAATCATAGGGGCGCTCATCGTGACTATATACAAAGGCCCCCAAATTGCTTTTGCATCATCCGCTTTTAAAATACTGGATGAGAATCTTAGGTCGCAGATATCAAACTGGGTCATTGGAGGGTTTCTCCTTGCAATTTCTGCCATCTCGATTGCACTCTTTTATGTTGTTCAG ACCTCCATCATTAGAGACTACCCTGCAGAGCTGATGTTAACATTCATTTGTCACATCTTTGTGACCATGCAATCTTCCATTGTCTCTCTGATTGCAGAAAGAGATCCAAGTGCTTGGAGATTAAAGCCTGATGTGGAGTTGATAGCTGTTGGATACTCA GCAGTACTGGTGCTTGCATTTCGTGGTACTGCTTACGCATGGGTTCTGCACAAAAAGGGGCCTGTCTTTGTAGCCATGTTTAAGCCAGTCGCGATCGTTATTGCAGTTGTCATGGGGGTTACTTTTCTCGGGGATGTTCTCCATCTTGGCAG TGTAATTGGAGCTGCCATAATAGCTTTTGGGTTTTATACTGTGATGTGGGGGAAAGCCAAAGAAGAGATTGAAGACATGACAACCAGTGGCATTGACTCATCCTCCCATAAAGATCCTCTTCTACAAAACAAGAGCACCCAAGTGTAG